In a single window of the Gadus macrocephalus chromosome 6, ASM3116895v1 genome:
- the lhx2b gene encoding LIM/homeobox protein Lhx2b isoform X2, which translates to MEILGCRSEENSFNILPSAATMLFHGLSGGEVHGVHGVHGVHGVHGVVEEMERRGKSESTVISSAIDMGETEATLQCMNSDRVALCAGCGRRIADRYYLLAVDKQWHMRCLKCCECKLHLESELTCFSKDGSIYCKEDYYRFSVQRCARCHLGISASEMVMRARDLVYHLNCFTCTTCNKMLTTGDHFGMKDSLVYCRLHFETLVQGEYQSHFSPGDVVSHKGLGSGNTLGISYFNGVGTVQKGRPRKRKSPGPGAELAAYNAALSCNENDGDSMDRDSQYSSSQKTKRMRTSFKHHQLRTMKSYFAINHNPDAKDLKQLAQKTGLTKRVLQVWFQNARAKFRRNLLRQESGSGDKASDGSVMAGGTPSGPVSDISNGSMSPPSSTPTTLTDLTNPTMPTVTSVLGGGPMDVHECRSPSQTTLTSLF; encoded by the exons ATGGAAATCCTGGGTTGCAGATCCGAGGAGAACAGTTTCAATATCCTCCCGTCGGCGGCTACCATGCTGTTCCACGGCCTGTCCGGGGGAGAGGTGCACGGGGTGCACGGGGTGCACGGGGTGCACGGGGTGCacggggtggtggaggagatggagcggAGGGGCAAGAGCGAGTCCACGGTCATCAGCTCTGCTATCGACATGGGAGAGACCGAAGCG ACGTTGCAGTGCATGAACAGCGATCGCGTGGCCCTGTGTGCAGGCTGCGGCCGAAGGATCGCGGACCGCTACTACCTGCTCGCGGTGGATAAGCAGTGGCACATGCGCTGTCTCAAGTGCTGCGAGTGCAAACTGCACCTGGAGTCCGAGCTCACGTGCTTCAGCAAGGACGGCAGCATTTATTGCAAGGAGGACTACTACAG ATTCTCCGTCCAGAGGTGCGCGCGGTGTCACCTCGGCATCTCGGCCTCGGAGATGGTCATGCGCGCTCGGGACTTGGTGTACCACCTCAACTGTTTCACGTGCACGACGTGCAACAAGATGCTGACCACGGGAGACCATTTCGGCATGAAGGACAGTCTGGTGTACTGCCGCTTGCACTTTGAGACTCTAGTTCAGGGGGAGTACCAGAGCCACTTTAGCCCGGGGGACGTGGTCTCGCATAAGGGCCTGGGCTCCGGCAACACGCTGGGAATATCCTACTTCAACGGCGTGGGCACCGTGCAGAAGGGCCGGCCAAGGAAAAGGAAGAGTCCGGGGCCAGGGGCCGAGCTAGCGGCCTACAATGCGG CCCTCAGCTGTAATGAGAACGACGGGGACTCTATGGACCGGGACTCACAGTACAGCTCGAGCCAGAAGACCAAGCGCATGCGGACGTCGTTCAAGCACCACCAGCTGCGGACCATGAAGTCGTACTTCGCCATCAACCACAACCCTGACGCCAAGGACCTCAAGCAGCTCGCGCAGAAGACGGGCCTCACCAAGCGGGTATTACAG GTGTGGTTCCAGAACGCCAGGGCCAAGTTCCGGCGGAACCTGCTGCGCCAGGAGAGCGGCAGCGGGGACAAGGCGTCGGACGGCTCGGTGATGGCGGGGGGCACCCCGTCCGGTCCCGTCTCCGACATCTCCAACGGCTCCATGAGCCCCCCGTCCAGCACGCCCACCACGCTCACCGACCTCACCAACCCCACCATGCCCACCGTCACCTCCGTGCTGGGCGGCGGGCCCATGGACGTGCACGAGTGCCGTAGCCCCTCACAGACGACCCTGACCAGCCTCTTCTGA
- the lhx2b gene encoding LIM/homeobox protein Lhx2b isoform X1, whose product MEILGCRSEENSFNILPSAATMLFHGLSGGEVHGVHGVHGVHGVHGVVEEMERRGKSESTVISSAIDMGETEATLQCMNSDRVALCAGCGRRIADRYYLLAVDKQWHMRCLKCCECKLHLESELTCFSKDGSIYCKEDYYRRFSVQRCARCHLGISASEMVMRARDLVYHLNCFTCTTCNKMLTTGDHFGMKDSLVYCRLHFETLVQGEYQSHFSPGDVVSHKGLGSGNTLGISYFNGVGTVQKGRPRKRKSPGPGAELAAYNAALSCNENDGDSMDRDSQYSSSQKTKRMRTSFKHHQLRTMKSYFAINHNPDAKDLKQLAQKTGLTKRVLQVWFQNARAKFRRNLLRQESGSGDKASDGSVMAGGTPSGPVSDISNGSMSPPSSTPTTLTDLTNPTMPTVTSVLGGGPMDVHECRSPSQTTLTSLF is encoded by the exons ATGGAAATCCTGGGTTGCAGATCCGAGGAGAACAGTTTCAATATCCTCCCGTCGGCGGCTACCATGCTGTTCCACGGCCTGTCCGGGGGAGAGGTGCACGGGGTGCACGGGGTGCACGGGGTGCACGGGGTGCacggggtggtggaggagatggagcggAGGGGCAAGAGCGAGTCCACGGTCATCAGCTCTGCTATCGACATGGGAGAGACCGAAGCG ACGTTGCAGTGCATGAACAGCGATCGCGTGGCCCTGTGTGCAGGCTGCGGCCGAAGGATCGCGGACCGCTACTACCTGCTCGCGGTGGATAAGCAGTGGCACATGCGCTGTCTCAAGTGCTGCGAGTGCAAACTGCACCTGGAGTCCGAGCTCACGTGCTTCAGCAAGGACGGCAGCATTTATTGCAAGGAGGACTACTACAG AAGATTCTCCGTCCAGAGGTGCGCGCGGTGTCACCTCGGCATCTCGGCCTCGGAGATGGTCATGCGCGCTCGGGACTTGGTGTACCACCTCAACTGTTTCACGTGCACGACGTGCAACAAGATGCTGACCACGGGAGACCATTTCGGCATGAAGGACAGTCTGGTGTACTGCCGCTTGCACTTTGAGACTCTAGTTCAGGGGGAGTACCAGAGCCACTTTAGCCCGGGGGACGTGGTCTCGCATAAGGGCCTGGGCTCCGGCAACACGCTGGGAATATCCTACTTCAACGGCGTGGGCACCGTGCAGAAGGGCCGGCCAAGGAAAAGGAAGAGTCCGGGGCCAGGGGCCGAGCTAGCGGCCTACAATGCGG CCCTCAGCTGTAATGAGAACGACGGGGACTCTATGGACCGGGACTCACAGTACAGCTCGAGCCAGAAGACCAAGCGCATGCGGACGTCGTTCAAGCACCACCAGCTGCGGACCATGAAGTCGTACTTCGCCATCAACCACAACCCTGACGCCAAGGACCTCAAGCAGCTCGCGCAGAAGACGGGCCTCACCAAGCGGGTATTACAG GTGTGGTTCCAGAACGCCAGGGCCAAGTTCCGGCGGAACCTGCTGCGCCAGGAGAGCGGCAGCGGGGACAAGGCGTCGGACGGCTCGGTGATGGCGGGGGGCACCCCGTCCGGTCCCGTCTCCGACATCTCCAACGGCTCCATGAGCCCCCCGTCCAGCACGCCCACCACGCTCACCGACCTCACCAACCCCACCATGCCCACCGTCACCTCCGTGCTGGGCGGCGGGCCCATGGACGTGCACGAGTGCCGTAGCCCCTCACAGACGACCCTGACCAGCCTCTTCTGA
- the lhx2b gene encoding LIM/homeobox protein Lhx2b isoform X3, producing the protein MLFHGLSGGEVHGVHGVHGVHGVHGVVEEMERRGKSESTVISSAIDMGETEATLQCMNSDRVALCAGCGRRIADRYYLLAVDKQWHMRCLKCCECKLHLESELTCFSKDGSIYCKEDYYRRFSVQRCARCHLGISASEMVMRARDLVYHLNCFTCTTCNKMLTTGDHFGMKDSLVYCRLHFETLVQGEYQSHFSPGDVVSHKGLGSGNTLGISYFNGVGTVQKGRPRKRKSPGPGAELAAYNAALSCNENDGDSMDRDSQYSSSQKTKRMRTSFKHHQLRTMKSYFAINHNPDAKDLKQLAQKTGLTKRVLQVWFQNARAKFRRNLLRQESGSGDKASDGSVMAGGTPSGPVSDISNGSMSPPSSTPTTLTDLTNPTMPTVTSVLGGGPMDVHECRSPSQTTLTSLF; encoded by the exons ATGCTGTTCCACGGCCTGTCCGGGGGAGAGGTGCACGGGGTGCACGGGGTGCACGGGGTGCACGGGGTGCacggggtggtggaggagatggagcggAGGGGCAAGAGCGAGTCCACGGTCATCAGCTCTGCTATCGACATGGGAGAGACCGAAGCG ACGTTGCAGTGCATGAACAGCGATCGCGTGGCCCTGTGTGCAGGCTGCGGCCGAAGGATCGCGGACCGCTACTACCTGCTCGCGGTGGATAAGCAGTGGCACATGCGCTGTCTCAAGTGCTGCGAGTGCAAACTGCACCTGGAGTCCGAGCTCACGTGCTTCAGCAAGGACGGCAGCATTTATTGCAAGGAGGACTACTACAG AAGATTCTCCGTCCAGAGGTGCGCGCGGTGTCACCTCGGCATCTCGGCCTCGGAGATGGTCATGCGCGCTCGGGACTTGGTGTACCACCTCAACTGTTTCACGTGCACGACGTGCAACAAGATGCTGACCACGGGAGACCATTTCGGCATGAAGGACAGTCTGGTGTACTGCCGCTTGCACTTTGAGACTCTAGTTCAGGGGGAGTACCAGAGCCACTTTAGCCCGGGGGACGTGGTCTCGCATAAGGGCCTGGGCTCCGGCAACACGCTGGGAATATCCTACTTCAACGGCGTGGGCACCGTGCAGAAGGGCCGGCCAAGGAAAAGGAAGAGTCCGGGGCCAGGGGCCGAGCTAGCGGCCTACAATGCGG CCCTCAGCTGTAATGAGAACGACGGGGACTCTATGGACCGGGACTCACAGTACAGCTCGAGCCAGAAGACCAAGCGCATGCGGACGTCGTTCAAGCACCACCAGCTGCGGACCATGAAGTCGTACTTCGCCATCAACCACAACCCTGACGCCAAGGACCTCAAGCAGCTCGCGCAGAAGACGGGCCTCACCAAGCGGGTATTACAG GTGTGGTTCCAGAACGCCAGGGCCAAGTTCCGGCGGAACCTGCTGCGCCAGGAGAGCGGCAGCGGGGACAAGGCGTCGGACGGCTCGGTGATGGCGGGGGGCACCCCGTCCGGTCCCGTCTCCGACATCTCCAACGGCTCCATGAGCCCCCCGTCCAGCACGCCCACCACGCTCACCGACCTCACCAACCCCACCATGCCCACCGTCACCTCCGTGCTGGGCGGCGGGCCCATGGACGTGCACGAGTGCCGTAGCCCCTCACAGACGACCCTGACCAGCCTCTTCTGA